The nucleotide sequence CATTTTCCTTTTTCTTCTAAAAGATATACCTGATCCCCGTACCTTACTCTCACAAGGTCTTTAGCAAAAAAAGCTGAATCGGATTTTATCCATGTTTCTTTTATATTCACATACATTTTTTTAGAGGACTTTTCCGCCGTCAGTATTCCCAAAACAACAAAAAACATAAGTAAACACAATATCTTAGATTTTTTCATAAAAACCTCCTTCTTAATGTGAAAATTGTATCACAAAAAAAGCCGCTTGTCCAGTTTTTATTATCGGTAGTTTTTAATGGAATGTATTTCCGCGGCAAAAAACAAAACAAACAAATTTCCGCCTGTTGCAAGATTTTTTGAATTTTGATATAATAACCCGTTAAGGTTATCATTGATTTGAAGACTTGTCTAACATCTTAAATCATTATTTTTTTATAGATTATAAACCTTAAGGAGTATGATTATGCACAAAATACTTGAAAAACGGCAATATTCGCCTGAGGTTTTTTATTTGCGCGTTGAAGCACCGGAAATCGCAAAAAACAGACATCCGGGACAGTTTGTAATCGTTCAAATAGATACCAACTTCGGTGAAAGAGTTCCTCTCACAATTGCCGATGCAAATGCCGAAGAAGGCTGGATCGCCCTCGTTATTCAGGCCGTAGGAGCCACAACCATCAAACTTTGCAATAAAAACGTAGGTGATTCTATCGCTGCAATTTTAGGCCCTCTTGGACGCCCCTCCCACATCACAAAGTGCGGAACCGTTGCCTGTGTCTGCGGAGGTATTGGTGTTGCCCCAATGTACCCTATAGCTCAAGCCTTTAAAGAAGCAGGTAACAAGCTCATAGTTATCATCGGAGCAAGAAACAAGGATCTAATCGTTTTTGAAGATGAAATGAAGGCTATCGCCGATGAGCTAATTATCACAACAGATGATGGTTCTTATGGAAGAAAGGCTCTTGTAACCGTACCTTTAAAAGAACTCTGTGAAAGTCAAACTCCTCCCGACGAAGTCTTTGCAATCGGCCCGCCCATAATGATGAAATTCTGTGCCGAAACCACCCGTCCATTCGGAATAAAAACAACGGTTTCACTTAACACGATTATGATTGACGGTACGGGAATGTGCGGCGGCTGCCGTGTAACCGTAGACAATCAAATCAAGTTCGTATGTGTTGACGGCCCCGAATTCGATGCCCACAAGGTTGACTTCGATAATATGATGATGAGAATGAAGGCCTTCCGCGGACGCGAAGATCAGGATAGGCATAAGTGCAAGTCCGGTATTTTTAATTAAGGAGCGGAAAAATATGGAAAATATAAATAAAGAATGTCATAAACATGTAACCCATGAAGAGCTTTCAGATCGGGCCAAACAGCTTTGGGCCGATTTAAAGGGCAAAACCTTAACCCCTAAAGAAAGGGCTCAGATTCCTATTCAGGAAATGCCGACCCTCGATCCTCATAAAAGAGCCTCATTGATGAATGAGGTTGCCATGGGCTACACCGATGAACAGGCCCGCATTGAGGCGGAAAGATGCTTAAACTGCAAAAACAAGCCCTGCGTTAAAGGCTGCCCCGTAGGTATACCGATTCCCGAATTTATTGCCGAAATCCAAAAAGGCGATTATAAAAAGGCTGTCGATATTATAAAAACAACAAACCTCTTACCTGCAATTTGCGGACGCGTTTGTCCTCAAGAAAAGCAGTGCCAAGCTTTTTGTACTGTAGGTAAGATGCTCAAATCCACGGAACAGGCTGTAGCCATCGGCCGTCTTGAACGCTTTGTCGCCGACTGGGAAAGAAACAATAATAAGATTACCATTCCACCCGTTGCTCCCGAAACCGGAAAAAAAGTTGCTATCATCGGTTCAGGCCCTGCCGGTTTGACTGTTGCAGCCGATGTCCGCAGGGAAGGCCACTCGGTAACAGTCTTTGAAGCCTTCCACAAAACAGGCGGCGTTATGGTTTACGGAATCCCCGAATTCCGATTGCCGAAAGAAATCGTTGCAAAGGAAGTCGAAAACCTCGAAAAGATGGGCGTTGAATTCAAAACCAACTTCTTGGTAGGAAGAACCGAGACCCTTGAGCAGCTTTTAAAAGAAGACGGATATGATGCCGCCTTTATCGGAACCGGTGCCGGTCTTCCCAAATTTATGGGAATTGAAGGCGAAAACCTCATCGGTGTTTTTAGTGCAAACGAATATTTGACAAGGGCTAACCTTATGAAGGCCTATGATGCAACGCACTCCGATACCCCTCTGTATCAGGCTGAAACTCTAGCCGTAATCGGAGGCGGAAACGTTGCTATGGATGCTGCCAGAATGGGCTACCGCCTTGGCTGTAAAAAAGTCTACTGTATTTACCGCCGAACCCGTGCCGAAATGCCCGCCCGAATCGAAGAAGTTGCCCATGCCGAGGAAGAAGGCGTAGAGTTCTGCTTCCTTCAAAACCCCACAAGAATAATCGGAGATGAAGAAGGAAAGGTTTGCGCAATAGAAGTTTTAGACTATGAATTGGGCGAACCTGATGAATCCGGCAGAAGAAAGCCTGTAGAAAAACCCGGTACCGAGCATCAAATAAAGGTTGATGCCGTAATCGTTGCCCTCGGAAACGACTCCAACCCCCTTATGGCTCAAACAAGTCATGGTTTGGAAGTTACCAAAAAGGGCAATATCGTCGTTGACGAAAGCCAAAAAACCTCGATCGAGGGAGTTTGGGCAGGAGGCGACATTGTTTTAGGTGCTGCTACCGTAATTCTTGCAATGGGCGAAGGCCGAAAAGCCGCTGCCGCAATTAACGAATATTTAAAGACAAAATAAGTCTTTTACTTTAAAACGATAATTAAAAAGCTGTCCAAGTTCAAATGCTTGGGCAGCTTTTTTTATGATTTTTCTATAAACTTTCCTTCTTACAGGTTTTTAATAGCTTAAAGTTCTTCCGACTTCCATTCGCCGATAGTCCTTTCCTCCTCATTAAAACTCGAACCTATCAGAATTATTTTTTTGCCGCTTGTCTTAAATTGAGCGGCATAGCCATTTTCTTTTATTTGGACTATTGCATCTTCTGCCGTACCTGCACTCATCAGCTTAAACTCAAAGATGTATATCGAATCCTTAGTATGTACTATACAGTCAGCCCTGCCTTTTAAACAGTGTATTTCCGTTTGCACAAATTGCCCCATAAGTTTAAAGATTAGGTAAACGGCAGTCTGGTAGTTTTGCTCCCTCAATTTGAGCTTATCTTTTGGAAGATTATCGTAAGGCACACCGGCTATTATAGCCTGCATCCTTTCCATAAACTCATCGACATTCCCGGATCGGATATCCTCGACAAACTTCCATATTGAAACTCCCGTTTCATCAGGCCTAAGTGAAGAATATGACGGGAATAGATTTTCTAAAAAGCTATAACGTACCTCATCATTCGGAAAGCCTAAGCGATACATATTAACTTCTTCTATGTATTCGTTTATCGTTAAATAGCCCGATTGAAACAATATCGGTAATGGATTTTTTGCATCTGCACGGTATAATTCTATCCCCGCTTCATTTAATTCAACATTTCCGTCTAGGTCGGGAATATTGTAATGAGCATCTTTTAGGTAGTTTACCAAAAAAGTCGGCGTGCCTGTGGAGAACCAATAATTTTTTAATTCGCCGGAGTTTAAAGTATTTAATATGCTAAACGGGTTATAGACAGATTCTCCTAAAACACTGAACTTATAGCCGTCGTACCGCTTTTTTAGTTCTTCAAGCATTTTAGCATAGCTGTTTTTGGTGTTTTTCGCCAGTCTTTCTATTTCAGGCTTAAAGGTTTTTTCTATCTCGGCTTGAGTTAGGCCGCATATTTCGGCATAGTCATTCAGCATACTTATATCTTGCAGATTATTTAAGTCGCTGAATATACTTACCTTACTGAACTTTGTAACTCCCGTCAAAAAAGCAAAGCGGATATACTGGTCGCAAGTTTTTATTACCGAATAAAAGGCTTTAAGGGTATTGCGGAATTCTTCGTTTAAGGCTTCGTTTACACCCATTGTTTGTAAAAGGGGTTTATCATATTCGTCCACAAGAATGACCACCTGCTTTCCGGTTTTGTTGTAGGCGGTTTCTATTAGTGACTGAAAACGCTTTCCGAAAGAATCGCCTTCATTTTTTAACCCGTAGAGTTTTTCTTCTTTTTTTAAAAAGTAGTCTAGGCTTTCAGCAAGAGCAGCATCCAAGTCATATCGGCCCACATTAAAATCCATATACAAAACAGGATACTCACCCCATGCTTCGTTTTTTTCGATTTCGGCCCGCTTTTCTTCAGCCTTTTCGATGTACAAGCCCTTAAAAAGCTCTTTTTGCCCTAAAAAATAGGCCTTCAAAGTCGAGAGAAAAAGACTTTTTCCAAAGCGGCGGGGACGGCTTAAAAAGTATACCTTCCCTAAGTTGGCCAGCTTAAAAGCATATAGAGTTTTATCTACATATAAAAAGTTTTTTCTGCGTAAATCTTCAAAACTTTGAATCCCTATCGGTATCTTTCTCGAAAAATCAAAATCCATTTTAAGCCTCCTAAAACCGATTATATCATAAGACGCAGGATTATTCAATGTTTTAAGAATAGCAGCAGACTCGATTAAACACAAAAAAACCCGCCTTGCGGCGGGTTTTAAACTATACTAGATATAGAGATTAGTAGATAACTTTAACACCGATTACAAAAGTACCATTGTGTGCATCAAAAGCAGGAGCGCTAATCATGCCTTGAGTACCTTCATATTTATTCCAGGAAAGTTTACCCTGTGACCAGTAGGTGTCAATTTCAATTTTCTCTGCAGGAGAGAATGTAGCACCGACCTTATAGGCAACACCGAAGAACTTATCGGTTTTGCTAGGATCTATAGATTTTCTGTTGGTTTCACCCCAGAAGTTAACATAGGGCTTGATCCACATTGAATCTGTAAGAGCATACTTGTAGTTTACCCAAGCACTTAGACCCATAGGTAATGTAGATTTATCACCGGTGGGAACTGCGCTTAAGAGATGGTTAAGTCTGAAGTCTACGCCAAATGCCAAACCTTCAACAAAATTTGTATTTCCTGAAGCTGCTGATTTAAAGGCAATCATTGCTGCCATATCACCAATAGCATCGCCGTTCTTGTCCTCTCCGGCATAAGCAGACAAATCATTACCGAAGTAGGCACCAAGAGCTACCCACTTATAAGAAGCATCAAAGCGAAGATCAAAAGCAACCTTTGAATCCGTACCTACATTCATTAAGGCATCCATGGCTAAGGTTAGAGCAAGACCATCAACAGGCTTTGATCCGAGTTTGAATCCCATACCTAAATACGGCTTATCCGGATTTGATCCTGCTGCAACATCTTCATGAACACCGGCCTTTCCAAAGTCCTTAACGTTATCAAAAGTTGCATTGATACCGAAATCAAGCGTAACCCACTTATCATAACCTAAGCTTAAATCAAGTCCGAAAGCATATTTGTTTGCTGCGGGACCGGTTGCAGTAGACGCTGTCTGTACCAAATATTTTCCGGCTTCACCAGCAGCTACGGTAGGAAGACCTGTGGCAGGGTCAACAGGACCTGTGAAAGCAGGAGCTGCTGTAGAACTAAATATCGGCTTACCTTCTCCATCGTAACCATTTTGCTTATAATATGTAGCACCAGCAATTGATGTGTCGCCAGCTTTCAAATCTACAACCTTAAACTTATCTTGAGATGCTGATCCCTTAGCTTTCCATGAACCGTTTGATCCGAATTTTAAGCCGGCATCAAATTTAAGCCCTGTTCCTGCAAGGTCATCGCTTGCATAACCGAGTTTTGTACCAAAACCAGTAATATCGCCTGAGGTTTCAGGACCCCATGCTATACCATTGTCGCGGATAGGTGACCAAATCTGTGCATAGTTTGTAGAAAAGTCAGGGCGTCCGTAAACATTCATGTAACCGCCGAAGAAATGAATAGATGCAGACATATCGCTTAATGTTTTTCTCCAGAGTTTAAACTCGGCATCCGAATCCCAAGCCAAATGGGGTGATGCACTATTTGACAACTGGTCATAGAATCTGTAAGCTAAGTTTACACCAAGATCAAAGTTCATGCGAACGTCACCTTCGGTCTTTGAGTTTAAAGTACCCATGTAAAGAGGGATTACGACCTTTGCGTCCAAGTAATTCTCAAAACCATGTTGGGCCTTTGCATTATTGCCTGCTCCAAAGTCAATTCCCCAGTTTACAGAAGCATTTGCTGTAACTTGAGGTGTAAGTTGGGCAAAAGCTGCTCCGCCCAAGAGCACCAAAATCATCAAAATTGACAGAATTTTTTTCATAAAAAATTCCTCCTTGTTATTTGTTTGACGACATTGTAACACAGCCAAAAACACTTGTCAAGCAAAAATACAAAAAAGTTACACAAAATTCGCATTTTTTTTATAATTTTTCTAATTTTTTTGCCTTTTTTCGGCATATTAACAACAAAAACAAGCGGATCCTGCACCGATTCAGTTCAAGGAGAAACACCTTTCTCCGAAAAAGGGGAAGGGGCACCACCAACGGAGTTTCGAGGTAAAACCACCGCTCTGACTTGAAAAGCCCGTAAGGGAACGGGGGTTTGTCCCTTCCCCTAATTATAGTTTTTCGATTTCGTTAAGGTTTAAACCGGTAGCTTTTATAATGGAATCCGGGCTAAGCCCCATTTCAAGCAAATTTTTTGCAGTTTCAAGGGCTTTTTGGTGAGCACCCTTTTCAATACCTTGTTCAATACCCTTTATTTCACCTTGCAACATTCCTTCTTCAATACCCTGCCGATAACCTTCGCTTATACATGAAGCTCTGTCATGTTCATATTTCATACGGGAATCATAAAGCCATTTATCCCTAGGACTCATTTCCATTAATTCTATCGTTGCATTTGCCTTTTTCATCATCGGCGATTCTTGTTCCAGCATACTACGTACCTCCCTGTCATCAGTTTCGATAAATTTCAGCCAGTTTAATAAGCGTTTTGTTTTATTATTTTTATATTGACCTTCTTTTAAGAGCCTTGCTTTTTCAAGGTTCAATATATGAATCTCAAATTTTGAAACTAAAGGCTCTTTTGTATCTTTTTCCAGAATAAAATACTTGTTGTGTAAACGCTTATTTTTATTAAAGCCTTTTCCTATCAAGTTTATTGTAATACACTTTGGCAGTTTTGTATAGTCTTGGCCTTGTTTTATGTTTTCATTGTACATTTTAGACCAATAATACAAAGTTCTTTCAGGAAAATCAAAATGCCAACTGTTTTGAATCTCAATATCGATAAAAGTTCCATCTTTAAGTCTTAACTTGATATCCAAAACACCGAGTTTTTCACTTAAAAGCTCTTTCTGAAACTCCTTATCCAAGAGCTCCAAACCTGAGATGCTTTCAGGCGGAATATCCAATATACATTCCAGCAAATCCTGAAGAACATCCTTATTTTCTTCTACTCCGAATACACGCTTAAATGCATAGTCGTTGCGTAAAGTTATTTTAAATAATTTTTCCATAAATTAAGCCTCGTTAATAATTTTTTTTAAAGAAGAAAAATTTCCCCCTTTTCATAATTATTGTACGAAAAGTTTGTAATAAATGGTAAAATTTGAAAAAAGTCGGGGGTTCCAAAGGGGAAATCCCCTTTGGCAGCGCGAGTACAACCAGCGTAGCTTCGAGGTAAAAGGGATGGGGTCAAAGGGGAAGGGAAAAACCACCGCTCTGACTTGAAAAGCCCGTAAGGGAACGGGGGGCCTTCCCCTAATTATAGTTTTTCGATTTCGTTAAGGTTTAAACCGGTAGCTTTTATAATGGAATCCGGGCTAAGCCCCATTTCAAGCAAATTTTTTGCAGTTTCAAGGGCTTTTTGGTGAGCACCCTTTTCAATACCTTCTTGATACCCCGCATTTTTCCAAGAGGCCTTATCGTGTTCGTATTTCATGCGGTTTTCATAGAGCCACTTTTCTTTTGGGCTCATTTCCATTACTTCTATCATTGTATTGGCTTTTGCCATCATGGGGGATTCTTGTTCTAACATCTTTCTTACCTCCGGATTATCAGTTTTAATAAATTTCAGCCAGTTGTAAAGTTTCTTTCTCTTTTCGTCCTGTTCAAAGCTTTCTTGTTGTTCTTTAACTTTGGTTAAGTTTAAAAAGTGAATTTCAAGCTCATCGGAAAGCCTTTCGTTTAGGTGCTTTTCTACCACATTATACTCACTGTGAATAAGATTATTTAAATCAAAGCCTTCACCCACTATGTTTATTGTAATACATTTGGGCAGTTTTGTATACACTTCACCCGTTTTTAAGTTTTCCGTATACATTTTAGCCCAGTAAAAGATGGTTCTTTGAGCAAACTCGCTGTTCCATCTGTTTTGAATTTCGATGTCGATAATCGTGTTGTTTTTTAGGCGTAATTTTACGTCTAAGACACCGGTTTTGTCGCTTATCAAATCCTTATGAAACTCCTTATCCAGAAGTTCCAAGCCCGCAATATCCTTAGATGGAATATCCAATATACATTCCAACAAATCTTGAAGAATATCTTTGTTTTCTTCTACTCCGAATACACGCTTAAATGCATAGTCGTTGCGTAAAGTTATTTTAAATAATTTTTCCATAATTAAGCCCCGTTAATAATTTTTTAAAGAAGAAAATTTTCCCCCTTTTCATAATTATTGTATGCAAACTTTGCAACATATAGTAAAATTTTATTCTTTTTTAATCTCGACCAAAGAATAAACTAAAAACTTTGTAATAATGCCG is from Treponema denticola and encodes:
- a CDS encoding sulfide/dihydroorotate dehydrogenase-like FAD/NAD-binding protein: MHKILEKRQYSPEVFYLRVEAPEIAKNRHPGQFVIVQIDTNFGERVPLTIADANAEEGWIALVIQAVGATTIKLCNKNVGDSIAAILGPLGRPSHITKCGTVACVCGGIGVAPMYPIAQAFKEAGNKLIVIIGARNKDLIVFEDEMKAIADELIITTDDGSYGRKALVTVPLKELCESQTPPDEVFAIGPPIMMKFCAETTRPFGIKTTVSLNTIMIDGTGMCGGCRVTVDNQIKFVCVDGPEFDAHKVDFDNMMMRMKAFRGREDQDRHKCKSGIFN
- the gltA gene encoding NADPH-dependent glutamate synthase, which translates into the protein MENINKECHKHVTHEELSDRAKQLWADLKGKTLTPKERAQIPIQEMPTLDPHKRASLMNEVAMGYTDEQARIEAERCLNCKNKPCVKGCPVGIPIPEFIAEIQKGDYKKAVDIIKTTNLLPAICGRVCPQEKQCQAFCTVGKMLKSTEQAVAIGRLERFVADWERNNNKITIPPVAPETGKKVAIIGSGPAGLTVAADVRREGHSVTVFEAFHKTGGVMVYGIPEFRLPKEIVAKEVENLEKMGVEFKTNFLVGRTETLEQLLKEDGYDAAFIGTGAGLPKFMGIEGENLIGVFSANEYLTRANLMKAYDATHSDTPLYQAETLAVIGGGNVAMDAARMGYRLGCKKVYCIYRRTRAEMPARIEEVAHAEEEGVEFCFLQNPTRIIGDEEGKVCAIEVLDYELGEPDESGRRKPVEKPGTEHQIKVDAVIVALGNDSNPLMAQTSHGLEVTKKGNIVVDESQKTSIEGVWAGGDIVLGAATVILAMGEGRKAAAAINEYLKTK
- a CDS encoding ATP-binding protein — translated: MDFDFSRKIPIGIQSFEDLRRKNFLYVDKTLYAFKLANLGKVYFLSRPRRFGKSLFLSTLKAYFLGQKELFKGLYIEKAEEKRAEIEKNEAWGEYPVLYMDFNVGRYDLDAALAESLDYFLKKEEKLYGLKNEGDSFGKRFQSLIETAYNKTGKQVVILVDEYDKPLLQTMGVNEALNEEFRNTLKAFYSVIKTCDQYIRFAFLTGVTKFSKVSIFSDLNNLQDISMLNDYAEICGLTQAEIEKTFKPEIERLAKNTKNSYAKMLEELKKRYDGYKFSVLGESVYNPFSILNTLNSGELKNYWFSTGTPTFLVNYLKDAHYNIPDLDGNVELNEAGIELYRADAKNPLPILFQSGYLTINEYIEEVNMYRLGFPNDEVRYSFLENLFPSYSSLRPDETGVSIWKFVEDIRSGNVDEFMERMQAIIAGVPYDNLPKDKLKLREQNYQTAVYLIFKLMGQFVQTEIHCLKGRADCIVHTKDSIYIFEFKLMSAGTAEDAIVQIKENGYAAQFKTSGKKIILIGSSFNEEERTIGEWKSEEL
- a CDS encoding major outer sheath protein Msp; this encodes MKKILSILMILVLLGGAAFAQLTPQVTANASVNWGIDFGAGNNAKAQHGFENYLDAKVVIPLYMGTLNSKTEGDVRMNFDLGVNLAYRFYDQLSNSASPHLAWDSDAEFKLWRKTLSDMSASIHFFGGYMNVYGRPDFSTNYAQIWSPIRDNGIAWGPETSGDITGFGTKLGYASDDLAGTGLKFDAGLKFGSNGSWKAKGSASQDKFKVVDLKAGDTSIAGATYYKQNGYDGEGKPIFSSTAAPAFTGPVDPATGLPTVAAGEAGKYLVQTASTATGPAANKYAFGLDLSLGYDKWVTLDFGINATFDNVKDFGKAGVHEDVAAGSNPDKPYLGMGFKLGSKPVDGLALTLAMDALMNVGTDSKVAFDLRFDASYKWVALGAYFGNDLSAYAGEDKNGDAIGDMAAMIAFKSAASGNTNFVEGLAFGVDFRLNHLLSAVPTGDKSTLPMGLSAWVNYKYALTDSMWIKPYVNFWGETNRKSIDPSKTDKFFGVAYKVGATFSPAEKIEIDTYWSQGKLSWNKYEGTQGMISAPAFDAHNGTFVIGVKVIY
- a CDS encoding Rpn family recombination-promoting nuclease/putative transposase, whose translation is MEKLFKITLRNDYAFKRVFGVEENKDVLQDLLECILDIPPESISGLELLDKEFQKELLSEKLGVLDIKLRLKDGTFIDIEIQNSWHFDFPERTLYYWSKMYNENIKQGQDYTKLPKCITINLIGKGFNKNKRLHNKYFILEKDTKEPLVSKFEIHILNLEKARLLKEGQYKNNKTKRLLNWLKFIETDDREVRSMLEQESPMMKKANATIELMEMSPRDKWLYDSRMKYEHDRASCISEGYRQGIEEGMLQGEIKGIEQGIEKGAHQKALETAKNLLEMGLSPDSIIKATGLNLNEIEKL
- a CDS encoding Rpn family recombination-promoting nuclease/putative transposase is translated as MEKLFKITLRNDYAFKRVFGVEENKDILQDLLECILDIPSKDIAGLELLDKEFHKDLISDKTGVLDVKLRLKNNTIIDIEIQNRWNSEFAQRTIFYWAKMYTENLKTGEVYTKLPKCITINIVGEGFDLNNLIHSEYNVVEKHLNERLSDELEIHFLNLTKVKEQQESFEQDEKRKKLYNWLKFIKTDNPEVRKMLEQESPMMAKANTMIEVMEMSPKEKWLYENRMKYEHDKASWKNAGYQEGIEKGAHQKALETAKNLLEMGLSPDSIIKATGLNLNEIEKL